The nucleotide window tGAAGACCAACGCGGCGACGACTACGACCACTGACCCAACCGCATCCATCCGTCAATAAGAATGCATTGGATATACATATATACTACCCAAAACAGAAGAGACTGACCGGCAACGGCCACCAACCATTCTCCCCGGTGTAAGCGCGTCTTCAGGCTATGCTGCCGTGCTTCAGGTTTCCTCAACCCAGCCAGAGCAAAGCAAACACTGTATAAACCTCACCTCACATCACTTTGACAAATAAGAGAAAGAAGAATACCACGTCATGGTAAGGCATTGTCCCACGAAGATGAATTCTATGATGGCGAAGCTGGGGTTGTCAAAGACACATCAAGCAGTGTTTGGGATCCAGCAAGGGTCATTTTGGAACTCTGATTTTGTTTTTTTGGCACGACTTCCACCAATACGATTCCGTGATGAAATTTTGCATGCACAACAAACATTTGTGAAAGTATGTCACCAAAAAAATTCAGAATGTTTtgaattttattttttttttgtttttactGTTCACACCGGTAGCATTTGCTCCTGAGTGTAGGAAGGTACTTTGGGCTATTTATTTCATTCTTAGCCGTTTCCTACCTAAACTTACCTAACGTGTATCCTAATGTATGAGAAATGAAGACGAACGCGGTGACGACCATggcctttgacttgacccaatcGCATCCATCCGTCAGTAGTAATATATGTGTATCGTGTATACTGGACATATTCAAGGAAACATAAGGGACAAACTGGCTTTCGTTGTGAGTGTGAACAGACGTAAGTTTGAGCGAAATAAGCAAGGACACCAAAAGAGATGACATCCCTCTGTCTCTGTTATATATATCGTTGCCACAGCGCTTCCTCAACCCCAACCAACACAAAGCAAATACCTCACCCAGCTCACACCAGCTCAGCTCAGCTCAGCTCACCAGGCAGaagaggaagggaaggaggagaacgacggcgaagaagaagagaagCAGATCACGCCATGCCAAGACAGTTTCTTGGTAAGAAGGTGAGGTCACAGGAGGCTCCACCCGCATCCTCAACTACGCCAACAAGGGCGGCCACGGCGGCAGCCTCAAGAACGACAACAACGGCGGCTCCACCATCGACTGTAATAACATCAACTGGTGCAGTGGCGGCCTCAAGCCATGGACGGTCGAGGACGCCGACACACGGTGACTGTTCCACAGGAATGACGACAGCGGCGGCTCCGTCTGAGGCTTCTATAACGTCAACTGACGCAATGGCGGACTCAAGCCATGTTCAGTCGAGGATGCCCACGCCAAATGTTTGTTCCTCGAGCATTACATCAATGGTGGTTCCGTCCATGGATTCAAGAGCCTCACTAACGCAACGACTGCCTCAAGCCATATGAGGTCGATGGCGCCGACACGAGGTGAGGGGTCCTCAAGACTGACATCAACGGTAACTCCATCCGATGCCTCAGTAAAGTCAACTGGCGCAACAACTGCCTCAAGCCATATGCGGTCGATGGCGCCAACACCAGGTGAGGGGTCCTCAAGAATGACATCAACGGTAACTCCATCCGCTGCCTCAGTAAAGTCAACTGGCGCAACGACTGCCTCAAGCCATATGCGGTCGATGGCGCCGACACCAGGTGAGGGAGATTGCAACCAGTGTAGTAACTCCATCCACAACGATTGCAACCAGTTGTAACAAACGTCATAGTACTTACCACCTATAGATATTTCTATTTTTACAATGGAGCATGGATATAATTTGGAAAGGACGGGAGTACACTTTTGAGGGGAGACATGCATTTGTGACTGGTATTGATCTCTCTGGTAATTCTCTATCTGGTGAGATCCCTTCAGGGCTGACAAGTCTCAGAGGCATGTGGTTACTAAATATTTCAAGAAATAATCTGTCTGGTAGTATCCCCAAGGATATTGGCAATCTAAATTTATTAGAATCCCTTGACCTCTCTTGGAACAAACTATCAGGTCATATTCCTCCTAGTGTCTCAAACCTGATGTCCCTCTCCGCTCTCAATCTATCCAACAACCTTTTGTCTGGAGACATACCTACAGGCAGTCAGCTCCAA belongs to Triticum urartu cultivar G1812 chromosome 7, Tu2.1, whole genome shotgun sequence and includes:
- the LOC125525388 gene encoding predicted GPI-anchored protein 33, yielding MPRQFLGKKVRSQEAPPASSTTPTRAATAAASRTTTTAAPPSTVITSTGAVAASSHGRSRTPTHGDCSTGMTTAAAPSEASITLTNATTASSHMRSMAPTRGEGSSRLTSTVTPSDASVKSTGATTASSHMRSMAPTPGEGSSRMTSTVTPSAASVKSTGATTASSHMRSMAPTPGEGDCNQCSNSIHNDCNQL